Proteins co-encoded in one Streptomyces roseochromogenus subsp. oscitans DS 12.976 genomic window:
- a CDS encoding phage baseplate assembly protein V, translating into MAAEPTRYLGKYRGTVVSNADPMGVGRLQVQVPDVLGDVTSTWAMPCFPLAGPGMGQFHLPPADSGVWVEFEQGDPSYPIWTGCWYGAAHEVPEDAVTATNNPNVVLQTPGRRQIVLSDEPGGKGITLKHPSGASIVIDDTGVHISNGQGAVISLVGPTVTINNDALSVT; encoded by the coding sequence ATGGCTGCTGAACCCACCCGCTACCTCGGCAAGTACCGGGGCACCGTGGTGAGCAACGCCGACCCTATGGGCGTGGGCCGATTGCAGGTCCAGGTCCCGGATGTGCTCGGTGACGTGACCTCGACCTGGGCCATGCCGTGCTTCCCGCTGGCCGGCCCCGGGATGGGGCAGTTCCATCTGCCGCCGGCGGACTCGGGGGTGTGGGTGGAGTTCGAGCAGGGCGACCCCAGCTACCCGATCTGGACAGGCTGTTGGTACGGAGCCGCGCACGAGGTGCCCGAGGACGCGGTGACCGCCACGAACAACCCGAACGTCGTGCTCCAGACGCCCGGCCGGCGCCAGATCGTGCTCTCCGACGAGCCCGGCGGCAAGGGCATCACCCTCAAGCACCCCTCCGGCGCTTCGATCGTCATCGACGACACGGGGGTGCACATCAGCAACGGCCAGGGCGCGGTGATCTCCCTTGTGGGGCCGACCGTGACCATCAACAACGACGCGCTCAGCGTCACCTGA
- a CDS encoding GPW/gp25 family protein — MSPRNRRTPAAGAAAAAGAHAERVIQLPAPRPYPQRTDIAFPFRVDTRGRTAHTDYDGHVRDMIEQLLFTSPGERVMRPDFGCGLLDLVFAPSSPELASALQLSVQAALQRWLGDVIVVDALDVVSEENVVRVHLAYTVRRTGTRRTDVFEGSGGAA; from the coding sequence ATGAGCCCGCGCAACCGCCGAACCCCGGCAGCGGGCGCGGCCGCCGCGGCCGGAGCCCATGCCGAGCGCGTCATCCAGCTGCCCGCCCCGCGGCCGTACCCGCAGCGCACGGACATCGCCTTCCCCTTCCGCGTCGACACTCGTGGCCGTACCGCGCACACCGACTACGACGGTCACGTCCGGGACATGATCGAGCAGCTGCTCTTCACCAGTCCGGGAGAGCGGGTGATGCGCCCCGACTTCGGCTGCGGGCTGCTCGACCTTGTCTTCGCGCCCAGCAGCCCGGAGCTGGCCTCCGCGCTCCAGCTGTCCGTCCAGGCCGCCCTGCAGCGCTGGCTCGGTGACGTGATCGTGGTCGACGCGCTCGACGTGGTCAGCGAGGAGAACGTGGTGCGGGTGCACCTGGCCTATACCGTGCGGCGCACCGGGACGCGCCGGACCGATGTGTTCGAGGGGAGCGGGGGAGCCGCGTGA
- a CDS encoding putative baseplate assembly protein has protein sequence MSSADCRTDQRRGAVRAAHLHGVDEVETSDDGRTLTVTFLGKAPNHLTHHHIRIEGGRRIRDIHARAVEIVRADDPELDDRMFVTLDKPGDTSPYRLRVVETDAFGRPGTQPRRGFDVRYAAAGFTFTQGGPSPYDCGEDEEDCAPRYDRHPVIDYTARDYDSLRRLILDRMSLTAPGWVERHAPDVGTALVELLAYTGDQLSYHQDAVATEAYLATARRRVSVRRHVRLIDYAMHDGCNARTFVALRTDRQLTLPKGEFRFAAIDLSRLGPQEHPGLGTVIADEDLDDLADLPVGLEVFEPLNPSADLGLRPEHNEIRFWTWGEEECVLPKGATSATLSDTPKRGLKLKPGDLLVLEEVLGPRTGTPAGADPTHRQVVRLTSVTPGEDELYEQPTLDVTWGQDDALAFPLCLSARSGLDCALITDVSVARGNVVLVDHGRSLTFCGGAPERFAVPPAAAELKPCGPTAFGCSDERTQGSPAAEAVHALLDQTRSGRPLTPDQIRDLEPLLGADAVARAGISVVLAPGTTVEERVQPSTADAQATALETLLAQSTYPAIAPRFRPVLRYAPVTQATPYPDPARIAAGQATRLAAIPARLRERIEELWRRAEEGEPPTESEIDELTVAFGARTIQRLRIGEHPGRALRELNDRRTRLLAGKLRRLEVLTARAHAGTVLNRYVVWEIAQSWGERYAAELDPGAPVLAGPAADGLRQNPRSALPAVRAQAGDGVWTARRDLLADGPRDHHVVGEVEDDGRLALRFGDGKHGAPPPPGATLEVAYRVGNGASGNVGAEAINHLVVCRGGDESGRGARSRRAAFEAVTAVRNPLPAVGGTEPEAVDEVRRLAPLAPHRELRRAITPGDYAALASRLPGVRRAAAELRWTGSGQEMHIAVEAVERPRATVAGGPAGAVDFPEPGEALLQAVEYSLLPYRRIGHELVVRPALQVPIDLALSVCVDPAHQLGHVMSELRRVLGNRRLPDGRLGFFHPDALTFGEPVRASRLVAAAAAVPGVLSAKVTRLRRLFRNDQGELAAGILRVGALEVACCDNDPARPENGRLTIEIGGGR, from the coding sequence GTGAGCAGCGCAGACTGCCGAACCGACCAGCGCCGCGGCGCCGTCCGCGCCGCGCACCTGCACGGCGTGGACGAGGTGGAGACGAGCGATGACGGCCGTACGCTCACGGTCACCTTTCTCGGCAAGGCACCCAACCATCTGACGCATCATCACATCCGGATCGAGGGCGGCCGTCGCATCAGGGACATTCACGCACGGGCGGTCGAGATCGTCCGTGCGGACGACCCCGAGCTCGACGACCGGATGTTCGTGACCCTGGACAAGCCGGGGGACACCTCGCCCTACCGCCTCCGCGTCGTCGAGACCGACGCCTTCGGCCGGCCGGGAACGCAGCCGCGCCGAGGCTTCGACGTCCGTTACGCAGCCGCCGGGTTCACCTTCACCCAGGGCGGGCCCAGCCCGTACGACTGCGGGGAGGACGAGGAGGACTGCGCCCCGCGGTACGACCGCCACCCCGTCATCGACTACACCGCGCGCGACTACGACAGCCTGCGTCGCCTGATCCTGGACCGGATGAGCCTGACCGCCCCCGGCTGGGTCGAGCGTCATGCGCCGGACGTCGGCACGGCGCTGGTCGAGCTGCTGGCCTACACCGGGGACCAGCTCTCCTACCACCAGGACGCGGTGGCCACCGAGGCGTACCTCGCCACGGCTCGCCGTCGCGTCTCGGTCCGCCGCCACGTCCGCCTGATCGACTACGCGATGCATGACGGCTGCAACGCCCGCACGTTCGTCGCGCTTCGGACGGACCGGCAACTCACCCTGCCCAAGGGCGAGTTCCGATTCGCCGCCATCGACCTGTCGCGCCTGGGCCCGCAAGAGCATCCCGGTCTCGGCACCGTCATCGCCGACGAGGACCTGGACGACCTCGCCGACCTGCCCGTCGGCCTGGAGGTCTTCGAGCCGCTGAACCCCTCCGCCGACCTCGGCCTTCGCCCGGAGCACAACGAGATCCGCTTCTGGACCTGGGGCGAGGAGGAGTGCGTCCTGCCCAAGGGCGCCACCTCGGCGACGCTCAGCGACACCCCGAAGCGTGGGCTGAAGCTCAAGCCCGGCGATCTGCTCGTCCTGGAGGAAGTCCTCGGCCCTCGCACCGGCACGCCCGCCGGTGCCGACCCGACACACCGTCAGGTGGTCCGGCTCACCTCGGTCACGCCCGGCGAGGACGAGCTCTACGAGCAGCCGACCCTGGATGTCACATGGGGTCAGGACGACGCCCTGGCCTTCCCGTTGTGCCTGTCCGCGCGCAGCGGGCTCGACTGCGCGCTGATCACGGACGTCAGCGTCGCCCGCGGCAACGTCGTCCTGGTCGACCACGGCCGTTCGCTGACCTTCTGCGGCGGCGCCCCCGAGCGCTTCGCGGTCCCGCCCGCGGCCGCCGAGCTCAAGCCCTGCGGCCCCACCGCCTTCGGCTGCTCCGACGAGCGCACGCAGGGCAGTCCCGCCGCCGAAGCGGTCCACGCCCTCCTCGACCAGACCCGCTCCGGACGGCCACTGACACCGGATCAGATACGCGATCTGGAACCCCTCCTCGGCGCGGACGCCGTTGCCCGGGCAGGCATATCCGTCGTCCTCGCACCCGGCACCACGGTCGAGGAGCGCGTCCAGCCGTCCACCGCCGACGCCCAGGCCACGGCCCTGGAGACGCTGCTCGCCCAGTCGACCTACCCGGCGATCGCCCCACGCTTCCGCCCGGTCCTCCGCTACGCCCCCGTCACCCAGGCCACCCCCTACCCCGACCCCGCTCGTATCGCCGCAGGCCAGGCCACCCGCCTTGCGGCCATACCCGCCCGCCTGCGCGAGCGGATCGAGGAGCTGTGGCGCCGTGCCGAGGAGGGCGAGCCGCCCACCGAGAGCGAGATCGACGAGCTGACCGTGGCCTTCGGCGCCCGCACGATCCAGCGCCTGCGTATCGGCGAACACCCCGGCCGGGCGCTGAGGGAGCTCAACGACCGCCGGACCCGCCTCCTCGCCGGCAAGCTCCGCCGCCTGGAGGTGCTCACCGCCCGCGCCCACGCGGGCACCGTGCTCAACCGCTACGTGGTCTGGGAGATCGCCCAGAGCTGGGGCGAGCGCTACGCCGCCGAGCTGGACCCGGGCGCCCCGGTGCTCGCCGGACCGGCCGCCGACGGCCTGCGCCAGAACCCGCGCTCCGCTCTGCCCGCCGTCCGTGCCCAGGCCGGTGACGGGGTGTGGACCGCCCGCCGCGACCTGCTCGCCGACGGCCCGCGCGACCACCACGTGGTCGGCGAGGTCGAGGACGACGGCCGTCTGGCCCTCCGCTTCGGCGACGGCAAGCACGGCGCCCCGCCCCCGCCCGGCGCCACGCTGGAGGTCGCCTATCGCGTCGGCAACGGCGCATCGGGCAACGTCGGCGCCGAGGCGATCAACCACCTCGTCGTCTGCCGCGGCGGCGACGAGAGCGGCCGCGGCGCGCGCTCCCGCCGAGCCGCCTTCGAGGCGGTCACGGCGGTCCGCAACCCGCTCCCCGCCGTCGGCGGCACCGAGCCCGAGGCGGTCGACGAGGTCCGCCGACTCGCTCCGCTCGCCCCGCACCGCGAGCTCAGGCGTGCCATCACTCCCGGCGACTACGCGGCTCTGGCCTCCCGGCTCCCGGGAGTGCGCCGGGCCGCCGCCGAGCTGCGCTGGACGGGCAGCGGCCAGGAGATGCACATCGCCGTCGAGGCGGTGGAGCGCCCGAGGGCCACCGTGGCCGGAGGGCCGGCCGGAGCCGTCGACTTCCCCGAGCCGGGCGAGGCACTGCTGCAGGCCGTCGAGTACAGCCTGCTGCCCTACCGCCGCATCGGCCACGAGCTGGTGGTGCGACCCGCACTCCAGGTCCCGATCGACCTCGCGCTGTCGGTCTGCGTGGACCCGGCCCACCAACTCGGGCACGTGATGAGCGAGTTGCGCCGGGTGCTGGGCAACCGCCGCCTGCCCGACGGCAGGCTCGGCTTCTTCCACCCGGACGCGCTGACCTTCGGCGAGCCGGTCCGGGCCAGCCGCCTGGTCGCCGCCGCCGCGGCGGTGCCCGGTGTGCTCAGCGCGAAGGTGACCCGGCTGCGACGCCTCTTCCGCAACGACCAGGGCGAGTTGGCGGCCGGGATCCTCCGGGTCGGCGCCCTTGAGGTCGCCTGCTGCGACAACGACCCCGCCCGGCCCGAGAACGGCCGGCTCACCATCGAGATCGGAGGCGGCCGATGA
- a CDS encoding putative baseplate assembly protein translates to MSANRCSCGCGGPGAQPATPVEVFNPPGLDTVRYRVGEYGRFVSAMLDRLSAPAYPALRNLTVRTPDDPAIALVDAAAVVGDVLTFYSERIANEGYLRTATEEGSLALLGGLVGHKPRPGVAAETYLAYTVDRDPRSGRETTVVVPRGTRSQSVPDQGEDPQSFETVEDLTARWAWNELKVLQRRPYQLTVTQLAKRGQLFAAGTTNNIKQGDQLLFIFSADRAADRGQRVLLTVPGVSIDRESGTTAIGLPQASLPSLQGIKAELTRWITPGGEHNPNPWPEHSRIVSDFDDQVLTPLRSELDTLDTPPKLADRLTQTLARLREAKAYGQDYRDVSDWFEALDTELTRLRAQALGLQPPQPATAGTSAHTAAVSDVAPAHGSEPGDCPGEANDPALSGLGPLLSALRTPPAGLPPDARSLSRDPERSYAPGSDLGAQLLTALDPRLSDDLYSAWGNADLGAPLALLDAQAMRVTGTPFGATAPLKPVYDVTGRVVRYTDWPLTGSKLTSMRIDYDTDGATPRRAEFSYVEAGGSVSMNFTLPGDDGTHDFGPGRIELSTSGNESALRRAFEAGQEQGVTARLLAHLPERDLFVSRPGDDGRIHVGITATGTADEGDGDSPNPPLPEPLDFHLAPGEQLTGTQGAYQITVKRSADDGPASVEVALAARLGLTARNVLALDAVYEGIAPGSWVAVDRPRKGVTGGVPGDPKLSRVITRVSGVRVLSRADFGITGKVTELTLEDPWLDDKDTLLSHIRDTSVYARGESFQLADEPLTDDVGGDLVDLAQLYGGLAPGRWIVVSGERTDIPGTPGVHGSELAMISQALQAVDPALPGDTVRTTLMLTAPLAHRYKRSTVKIYGNVVRATQGATRDEPIGSGDASKAGQSFVLWQAPLTWLASDTPQGAASTLRIRVDGVLWHEVDTLAAAGPRDRVYTTSTTEDGRIRVTFGDGIHGSRLPGGHENVRATYRTGIGKSANVAAEKITQLTTRPLGVTGVTNPLPATGGADPEGAAGATDTRALTRGFTPRRRQVPLAVSALDRLVSVPDYEDFTRARAGIGRAKAVQLYDGRRQLVHVTVAGVDDIPIAPDSGLLTALRASLAEYGDLRLPVEVAVREKVLLLFAAQVTVRQDDDWEQVEPRLRSALLARFGFDARELAQPAYLSEVLATAHSVPGVDHIEVTAFTGVPGDLTPQGLERLGDRLAVPQDVVAAQPARHCVERHRVTGPAPETLTDIAAQYGISLVELLRLNPDLTGTQPLLPGRSVVVFRGIRPAQLAVLSPDLPDTLILKEASA, encoded by the coding sequence ATGAGCGCCAACCGGTGCAGCTGTGGCTGCGGTGGACCCGGCGCCCAACCGGCGACGCCGGTCGAGGTGTTCAACCCGCCGGGCCTGGACACGGTCCGCTACCGGGTGGGGGAGTACGGGCGCTTCGTCTCCGCGATGCTGGACCGGCTCTCCGCCCCGGCCTACCCCGCCCTGCGCAACCTCACGGTGCGCACCCCCGACGACCCGGCGATCGCGCTGGTCGACGCCGCCGCCGTGGTCGGCGACGTGCTCACCTTCTACTCGGAGCGGATCGCCAACGAGGGCTATCTGCGCACCGCCACCGAGGAGGGCTCGCTCGCCCTGCTCGGCGGCCTGGTCGGCCACAAGCCCCGTCCGGGCGTCGCCGCCGAGACCTATCTGGCGTACACCGTGGACCGCGATCCACGCAGCGGCCGGGAGACCACGGTGGTCGTCCCGCGCGGCACGCGCTCGCAGAGCGTCCCGGACCAGGGCGAGGACCCGCAGTCCTTCGAGACCGTCGAGGACCTCACCGCCCGCTGGGCCTGGAACGAGCTCAAGGTGCTCCAGCGCCGCCCCTACCAGTTGACCGTGACTCAACTGGCCAAGCGCGGGCAGCTGTTCGCCGCGGGCACGACCAACAACATCAAGCAGGGCGACCAGCTGCTCTTCATCTTCAGCGCCGACCGCGCCGCCGACCGCGGCCAGCGCGTACTGCTCACGGTCCCCGGCGTGAGCATCGACCGGGAGAGCGGCACCACGGCCATCGGCCTGCCGCAGGCCTCGCTGCCCTCGCTCCAGGGGATCAAGGCCGAGCTGACCCGCTGGATCACTCCCGGCGGGGAGCACAACCCCAACCCCTGGCCCGAACACAGCCGTATCGTCAGCGACTTCGACGACCAGGTGCTGACCCCGCTCCGCAGCGAGCTGGACACCCTCGACACCCCGCCGAAGCTCGCCGACCGGCTCACCCAGACCCTTGCCCGACTGCGTGAGGCCAAGGCCTACGGGCAGGACTACCGGGACGTCTCCGACTGGTTCGAGGCCCTGGACACCGAACTGACCCGGCTGCGCGCGCAGGCCCTCGGCCTCCAGCCGCCGCAGCCGGCCACCGCCGGGACGAGCGCACACACCGCCGCCGTGTCCGACGTGGCGCCGGCTCACGGCAGCGAGCCGGGGGACTGCCCCGGCGAGGCGAACGACCCGGCCCTCTCCGGCCTGGGCCCGCTGCTCTCCGCCCTGCGCACCCCGCCGGCCGGCCTCCCCCCGGACGCCCGCTCCCTCTCCCGCGATCCCGAGCGCAGCTACGCTCCAGGCTCCGACCTCGGCGCCCAGTTGCTCACCGCGCTCGACCCGCGGCTGAGCGACGACCTCTACTCCGCCTGGGGCAACGCCGACCTCGGCGCTCCCCTCGCGCTGCTCGACGCCCAGGCCATGCGGGTCACCGGGACGCCCTTCGGCGCCACCGCCCCGCTCAAGCCGGTCTACGACGTCACCGGCCGCGTCGTCCGCTACACCGACTGGCCGCTCACCGGTTCCAAGCTCACCAGCATGCGCATCGACTACGACACGGACGGGGCCACACCCCGCCGCGCCGAGTTCAGCTACGTCGAGGCGGGCGGCTCGGTGAGCATGAACTTCACGCTTCCCGGCGACGACGGCACACACGACTTCGGCCCCGGCCGGATCGAACTCTCCACCTCCGGCAACGAGTCGGCGCTGCGCCGGGCCTTCGAAGCCGGCCAGGAGCAGGGTGTCACCGCACGCCTGCTGGCCCACCTCCCGGAGCGCGACCTCTTCGTCTCCCGCCCCGGCGACGACGGCCGCATCCATGTCGGGATCACCGCGACCGGCACCGCCGACGAGGGCGACGGCGACAGCCCCAACCCGCCGCTGCCCGAGCCGCTCGACTTCCACCTCGCCCCCGGCGAGCAGCTGACCGGCACCCAGGGCGCGTACCAGATCACGGTGAAGCGTTCCGCCGATGACGGCCCGGCCTCCGTGGAGGTCGCCCTCGCGGCCCGACTCGGCCTGACCGCACGCAATGTGCTCGCGCTCGACGCGGTCTACGAGGGCATCGCCCCCGGCAGCTGGGTCGCCGTCGACCGCCCCCGCAAGGGCGTCACCGGCGGCGTCCCCGGCGATCCCAAGCTCTCCAGGGTCATCACCCGGGTGAGCGGCGTCCGGGTGCTCTCCCGCGCCGACTTCGGCATCACAGGCAAGGTCACCGAGCTGACTCTCGAGGACCCCTGGCTGGACGACAAGGACACTCTGCTCTCGCACATCCGCGACACCAGCGTCTACGCCCGAGGCGAGAGCTTCCAGCTGGCCGACGAGCCGCTCACCGACGACGTCGGCGGCGACCTGGTCGACCTCGCCCAGCTCTACGGCGGCCTCGCCCCCGGCCGGTGGATCGTCGTCTCCGGCGAGCGCACCGACATCCCCGGCACCCCGGGCGTGCACGGCAGCGAGCTCGCGATGATCTCCCAGGCGCTCCAGGCCGTGGATCCGGCCCTGCCCGGCGACACGGTCCGCACCACCCTCATGCTCACCGCCCCGCTCGCCCACCGCTACAAGCGCTCCACGGTGAAGATCTACGGCAACGTGGTCCGCGCCACCCAGGGTGCCACCCGCGACGAGCCGATCGGCAGCGGCGACGCGAGCAAGGCCGGCCAGAGCTTCGTCCTCTGGCAGGCCCCGCTCACCTGGCTGGCCTCCGACACCCCTCAGGGTGCGGCGAGCACCCTGCGCATCCGTGTCGACGGAGTCCTCTGGCACGAGGTGGACACCCTGGCCGCAGCGGGCCCGCGCGACCGTGTCTACACCACCAGCACCACCGAGGACGGCCGGATCCGGGTCACCTTCGGTGACGGCATCCACGGCTCCCGTCTGCCGGGCGGCCACGAGAACGTGCGGGCCACCTACCGGACCGGCATCGGCAAGTCCGCCAACGTCGCCGCGGAGAAGATCACCCAGCTGACCACGCGCCCCCTCGGCGTGACCGGGGTGACCAACCCGCTCCCGGCCACCGGCGGAGCCGACCCCGAGGGCGCGGCGGGCGCCACCGACACCCGCGCCCTCACCCGCGGCTTCACCCCGCGGCGCCGCCAGGTCCCGCTGGCCGTCTCGGCCCTGGACCGCCTGGTCTCCGTCCCCGACTACGAGGACTTCACCCGTGCCCGGGCCGGCATCGGCCGCGCCAAGGCCGTCCAACTCTACGACGGCCGACGCCAGTTGGTGCATGTCACGGTCGCAGGTGTGGACGACATCCCGATCGCGCCCGACTCCGGCCTGCTGACCGCCCTGCGCGCCTCGCTCGCCGAGTACGGGGACCTCCGGCTGCCGGTGGAGGTGGCGGTCCGCGAGAAGGTCCTGCTGCTCTTCGCCGCCCAGGTGACGGTTCGTCAGGATGACGACTGGGAGCAGGTGGAGCCCCGCCTGCGCTCGGCCCTCCTCGCCCGCTTCGGCTTCGACGCGCGCGAACTCGCCCAGCCCGCCTACCTCTCCGAAGTGCTGGCCACCGCCCACTCCGTCCCGGGCGTCGACCACATCGAGGTCACCGCCTTCACCGGGGTCCCTGGCGACCTCACCCCGCAGGGACTCGAACGGCTCGGCGACCGACTGGCCGTCCCCCAGGACGTGGTGGCGGCCCAGCCCGCCCGCCACTGCGTCGAACGCCACCGGGTGACCGGCCCGGCGCCGGAGACCCTGACCGACATCGCGGCCCAGTACGGCATCTCCCTCGTCGAACTGCTCCGCCTCAACCCCGACCTCACCGGAACCCAGCCCCTGCTGCCGGGCCGCAGCGTGGTCGTCTTCCGCGGGATCCGCCCGGCGCAGCTCGCCGTGCTCTCCCCGGACCTGCCGGACACCCTGATCCTCAAGGAGGCCTCCGCATGA
- a CDS encoding DUF6519 domain-containing protein, producing the protein MYGDYSRLTYQPGKHYSAVLAQQGRVQLDADANEQTAIELFRSRTLARDLIGRDGGPADKPGDGPGFQITYVKGTHDQDDLTIGGGRYYVDGIPLDATCPQPVPAVPTGGLLPLDGDGADSDGVIPSPTPATWTYWNQPDAYRDPELPGDQLPSMFPFLAYLKVWDRSVTAVEDPEIREVALGAAMPDTAARLKTVWQVLTLPAEDLDVRDGGAATVRAAFYDWVAAQRSAARLAARAERPEGAADEPCLVRPDARYRGPENQLYRIEIHQGGTAERGATFKWSRENGSVAFPIAELDGTWVALSTLGDDDKLTLDVGDRVEVCDSAYTSRGEPAPLLSVEEIDLPGRRVRLSAEPLPGIGALPERHPFLRRWDHASTGTPGHRPRTDGGALPVEEGTWTELEDGLQVYFNPGGSYRSGDFWLVPTRTVTGTVEWPANSAGDPLLQLPLGIDVHYAPLAWITGENSRSDLRRVFHPLATPLSDANADPQETEEN; encoded by the coding sequence ATGTACGGCGACTACTCACGCCTGACCTACCAGCCCGGCAAGCACTACTCCGCGGTGCTCGCCCAGCAGGGCCGCGTCCAGCTGGACGCCGACGCCAACGAGCAGACGGCGATCGAGCTCTTCCGGTCGCGGACCCTGGCCCGCGACCTGATCGGCCGTGACGGCGGACCCGCCGACAAACCCGGCGACGGCCCCGGCTTCCAGATCACCTACGTCAAGGGCACCCACGACCAGGACGACCTCACCATCGGCGGCGGCCGCTACTACGTCGACGGCATCCCGCTCGACGCCACGTGCCCCCAGCCGGTCCCGGCGGTCCCCACCGGCGGCCTGCTGCCGCTGGACGGCGACGGCGCGGACAGCGACGGTGTCATCCCGTCCCCCACCCCCGCCACCTGGACCTACTGGAACCAGCCCGACGCCTACCGCGACCCCGAGCTGCCGGGCGACCAACTCCCCTCCATGTTCCCCTTCCTGGCCTACCTCAAGGTCTGGGACCGCAGCGTCACCGCCGTCGAGGACCCGGAGATCCGTGAGGTCGCGCTCGGCGCCGCCATGCCGGACACGGCCGCCCGCCTCAAGACCGTCTGGCAGGTACTCACCCTGCCCGCCGAGGACCTGGACGTCCGCGACGGGGGAGCGGCCACCGTCCGCGCCGCCTTCTACGACTGGGTCGCCGCCCAGCGCTCCGCCGCCCGCCTGGCCGCCCGCGCCGAGCGGCCGGAGGGAGCGGCGGACGAGCCCTGCCTGGTACGGCCCGACGCCCGCTACCGCGGCCCGGAGAACCAGCTCTACCGCATCGAGATCCACCAGGGCGGCACGGCCGAGCGGGGCGCGACCTTCAAGTGGTCGAGGGAGAACGGCAGTGTCGCCTTCCCGATCGCCGAACTCGACGGCACCTGGGTGGCGTTGTCCACCCTCGGCGACGACGACAAGCTCACCCTGGACGTCGGCGACCGCGTCGAGGTCTGCGACTCCGCCTACACCAGCCGAGGCGAGCCGGCGCCCCTGCTGAGCGTCGAGGAGATCGACCTCCCCGGCCGCCGCGTCCGCCTCTCCGCCGAGCCTCTTCCCGGCATCGGCGCGCTGCCCGAGCGCCACCCCTTCCTCCGCCGCTGGGACCACGCCTCCACCGGCACCCCCGGCCACCGCCCGCGCACCGACGGCGGCGCCCTGCCCGTCGAGGAGGGCACCTGGACGGAGCTGGAGGACGGCCTCCAGGTCTACTTCAACCCCGGCGGCTCCTACCGCTCCGGCGACTTCTGGCTGGTCCCGACCCGCACCGTCACCGGCACCGTCGAGTGGCCGGCCAACTCCGCCGGCGACCCCCTCCTCCAGCTCCCGCTCGGCATCGACGTCCACTACGCCCCGCTGGCCTGGATCACCGGCGAGAACTCCCGCTCCGACCTCCGCCGTGTCTTCCACCCCCTGGCCACGCCGCTCTCGGACGCGAACGCGGACCCACAGGAGACCGAGGAGAACTGA
- a CDS encoding peptidoglycan recognition protein family protein, protein MPLCPFASVRLLARPKPPAPLQPTQIIVHTANATLPAVDVRFRRPGARGQSHIGVSATGKITQWLDTSVPADSAYRANLRSDGTGAVSITTEGHVSEPWTDAQLDALIRLHWWLMRTHPAIAHRACRTPADPGLAHHTLLGSPGPWTPIPKSCPGPRRIAQWQDSLLPRVLAPYGISVSDMRPRHERAEEVVRDLLSVPIAFSSAPAAEEALPAPSSDQSSAIPSEQRSLAADPASPPRAQDSAATVQPRQHHPVREALLDFFLPDSAPHGPKPSPPPEEY, encoded by the coding sequence GTGCCCCTCTGCCCCTTCGCCTCGGTCCGGCTCCTCGCCCGGCCCAAGCCGCCTGCACCCCTTCAGCCGACCCAGATCATCGTCCACACGGCGAACGCCACCCTCCCCGCTGTGGACGTCCGCTTCCGTCGGCCCGGCGCCCGCGGCCAGAGCCATATCGGTGTGTCCGCCACCGGAAAGATCACCCAGTGGCTGGACACGTCCGTCCCCGCCGACTCCGCGTACCGCGCCAACCTCCGCTCCGACGGCACCGGCGCGGTCTCCATCACGACGGAGGGTCATGTCTCCGAGCCCTGGACGGACGCCCAGCTGGACGCCCTGATCCGCCTCCACTGGTGGCTGATGCGCACCCACCCCGCCATCGCCCACCGAGCCTGCCGGACCCCAGCCGACCCCGGCCTGGCCCACCACACCCTCCTCGGCTCGCCGGGCCCCTGGACCCCCATCCCCAAGTCCTGCCCGGGCCCTCGCCGCATCGCGCAGTGGCAGGACTCCCTCCTCCCACGCGTCCTGGCTCCCTACGGCATCTCCGTCTCCGACATGCGCCCACGCCACGAGCGGGCCGAGGAGGTCGTCCGGGATCTCCTGTCGGTGCCGATCGCGTTCTCCTCCGCCCCGGCCGCTGAAGAGGCGCTCCCGGCTCCGTCCTCGGACCAGTCCTCGGCGATTCCGTCGGAGCAGCGGTCCCTTGCGGCCGATCCGGCATCCCCACCGCGGGCGCAGGATTCCGCGGCGACGGTCCAGCCCCGCCAGCACCACCCCGTCCGCGAAGCCCTCCTGGACTTCTTCCTCCCCGACTCCGCACCCCACGGCCCCAAACCGTCCCCACCTCCGGAGGAGTACTGA